In the Clostridium beijerinckii genome, one interval contains:
- a CDS encoding glycosyltransferase family 2 protein — MDKVSIVIPCYYEEKSLPFFYKEINKITKEMVSVEFEIIFVNDGSIDKTLDIMKDYAHIDKRVKYISLSRNFGKESALYAGLENSTGDFIAVMDADLQDPPELLKQMYDVLINEDYDCVATRRVNRKGEPPIRSFFAKCFYKIINKISNADIVDGARDFRLMRRSVVDAILQMKEYNRFSKGIFGWVGFNTKWLAYENVERIAGETKWSFWKLFRYSIEGIIAFSTVPLVISSFIGLIFFIISLIMICFIMARTFIHGDPVAGWPSLVCIIFFVSGIQLFSTGILGQYLAKAYMETKNRPIYIIKESNLE, encoded by the coding sequence ATGGACAAAGTATCAATAGTAATTCCGTGTTATTATGAAGAAAAATCTTTACCGTTTTTTTACAAAGAGATAAATAAAATAACCAAGGAAATGGTAAGTGTAGAATTTGAAATAATATTTGTTAATGATGGTTCAATAGATAAAACATTGGATATAATGAAAGATTATGCGCATATAGACAAAAGAGTGAAGTACATATCTTTAAGTAGAAATTTTGGAAAGGAGTCAGCATTATATGCTGGATTAGAAAATTCAACAGGTGATTTTATTGCAGTTATGGACGCTGATTTGCAAGATCCGCCAGAATTATTAAAGCAAATGTATGATGTTTTAATAAATGAGGATTATGATTGTGTAGCAACAAGAAGAGTGAATCGAAAAGGCGAACCGCCAATACGTTCTTTTTTTGCAAAATGTTTTTATAAAATAATAAATAAAATTTCTAATGCAGATATAGTGGATGGTGCAAGAGATTTTAGGCTTATGAGGCGTAGCGTTGTAGATGCTATTTTACAGATGAAAGAATATAATAGATTTTCTAAAGGTATTTTTGGTTGGGTAGGATTTAATACAAAATGGTTAGCCTATGAAAATGTAGAGAGAATAGCAGGAGAAACAAAGTGGTCATTTTGGAAGTTATTTAGGTATTCTATTGAAGGAATTATAGCATTTTCTACGGTGCCACTAGTAATTTCATCATTTATTGGATTAATATTTTTTATTATATCTCTAATAATGATATGCTTTATTATGGCAAGAACATTTATACACGGTGATCCAGTAGCAGGTTGGCCATCATTAGTTTGTATTATATTTTTTGTTAGTGGGATTCAATTATTTTCTACAGGTATTCTAGGACA
- a CDS encoding DUF6056 family protein, which yields MLLKKVGKKNLPVVGIYFIFIVLLFIQYRNVYMYYDDFAYATLSYVYEVPGIKGTNFTFFQLMEFLYNHYNLWGGRVLGYLIYILLLKMGLYAIRIANVISLFLIFLFEYKIVKTTIDETNKTCWKLALFTCCLFGFFSVDTYRIGVYWYASSSTYIFGNIYLIVGSYKYWNYLKTAKKNIAEVIFIASMFFFAGWSMEQVGFGAIVVVVALTITNYIENRKIKKSSIIICLSALIGYIMLVIAPGNYKRLDTNNSATSFINKILLAMNNITNNMFSKENVLLVILISFTVIGVSILLRETKDKIKVKIAYIGLIAAPISVILTILNIFHPIIAYLYILFISIEFVIYLKDTKDSFILAYLFGAIGTQIVMIAAPYYVASAIVPFGLLWFVIASYIFRKLHEEIINRVNFNHIMNIVTMLVVGIFVCSYYTEFSGYYNNRYINEYNEKTLRMASKKAILGEDIKKVNLIPLDEKFSQSMPNNIENNPTTENGMKKYYNIPNNIIFNYTKQFDMLGGIDYYKYDCEKDILEVIGWGSITNTNSKDNKIKIELISETNEYIFDVNKVQREDVANFYNNNNYKDSGYALKLAELSKKITPGRYNINVLIENVKLDVQSIVVSGNTIDVG from the coding sequence ATGTTATTAAAAAAAGTGGGTAAGAAGAATCTACCAGTGGTAGGAATTTATTTTATATTTATAGTGTTGTTATTTATTCAATATAGAAATGTATATATGTATTATGATGATTTTGCATATGCAACATTGTCGTATGTATATGAAGTTCCAGGAATTAAAGGTACCAATTTCACATTTTTTCAGTTGATGGAGTTTTTGTATAATCATTATAATTTATGGGGAGGGAGAGTGCTTGGATATTTAATATATATTTTGCTTTTAAAAATGGGACTTTATGCAATTAGAATAGCCAATGTAATTAGCTTATTTTTAATATTCCTGTTTGAGTATAAAATAGTTAAAACTACTATTGATGAAACTAATAAAACTTGTTGGAAGTTAGCATTGTTTACTTGTTGCTTATTTGGTTTTTTTTCAGTAGATACATATCGAATAGGAGTATATTGGTATGCGTCTAGTAGTACATATATTTTCGGAAATATATATTTGATAGTTGGTTCATATAAATATTGGAATTATTTAAAAACAGCAAAAAAAAATATTGCGGAAGTTATCTTTATTGCAAGTATGTTCTTTTTTGCAGGATGGTCCATGGAGCAGGTTGGCTTTGGTGCAATAGTAGTTGTAGTTGCATTAACTATTACAAATTATATAGAAAATAGGAAAATTAAAAAATCATCTATAATAATTTGTCTAAGTGCTTTAATTGGATACATTATGTTAGTAATAGCACCGGGAAATTATAAGCGATTAGATACAAATAACTCAGCTACAAGTTTTATTAATAAAATATTATTGGCAATGAATAATATTACCAATAATATGTTTTCTAAAGAAAATGTATTATTGGTAATATTAATATCTTTTACAGTAATTGGGGTAAGCATTTTATTAAGGGAAACAAAAGACAAGATAAAAGTAAAAATTGCATATATTGGATTGATAGCTGCACCTATAAGTGTGATATTAACTATTCTTAATATATTTCATCCAATAATAGCATATCTATATATTCTTTTCATAAGTATTGAATTTGTAATATATTTAAAGGATACAAAGGATAGTTTCATATTAGCCTATCTATTTGGAGCAATAGGTACTCAAATTGTCATGATAGCAGCACCTTATTATGTAGCTTCAGCCATTGTACCATTTGGATTATTGTGGTTTGTCATAGCTTCTTATATATTTAGAAAATTGCATGAAGAAATAATTAACAGAGTAAATTTTAATCATATTATGAATATAGTAACAATGCTTGTAGTTGGAATTTTTGTTTGTAGTTATTATACAGAGTTTAGTGGATATTATAATAATAGATATATCAATGAATATAATGAAAAAACTTTAAGAATGGCTAGTAAAAAGGCAATTCTTGGAGAAGATATTAAGAAAGTAAATTTAATACCATTGGATGAAAAGTTTAGTCAGTCAATGCCAAATAATATAGAAAACAATCCAACTACCGAAAATGGTATGAAAAAGTATTATAATATACCTAACAATATAATATTTAACTATACAAAACAATTTGATATGTTAGGTGGAATAGATTATTATAAATATGATTGTGAAAAAGATATATTAGAAGTTATAGGGTGGGGAAGCATTACTAACACTAATTCAAAAGATAATAAAATAAAAATTGAGTTAATATCTGAAACAAATGAATATATTTTTGATGTAAATAAAGTACAAAGAGAGGATGTTGCTAATTTCTATAATAACAATAATTACAAAGATTCAGGATATGCTTTAAAACTAGCAGAGTTGAGTAAAAAAATTACACCAGGAAGATATAATATCAATGTTTTGATTGAGAATGTAAAACTAGATGTTCAATCAATAGTAGTAAGTGGGAATACTATTGATGTAGGATAA
- a CDS encoding DUF6056 family protein — MMAVIMEAIMMSKERTYRAWHISIVSILILLGIAMFFMIMNINTPMMGEDFALTSFSHYYKPVSAGEYISLIISRIVRQASTWNIRIGEQIAIIFCSIDEIYYYIGNTIISILYVLLIPMYVFGRKLKLSERNDLISIVISFCLIILFQPALGEIFFWRAGSGNYLWAVFILLIFTIPLRVIISGRNVFYNKKLFVLLHTILGFFAGLTNENTVITFLIIYACTIIYRIKKKQEVYLWIWSSFASLTIGFFVMIFAPSTSIRIQTYKDIFGIKNVTIKDYIYRAISIIHRFFSENVSLVIILLIVLILYIALNYKKVKEEKCMYVYKTAGINILFLLASSLSAGALIGAPYVETRAFFLIDFFMMGCIVYFVIELLSIANRFAKSTIYALLGILLLFTIKENIRIFNTYSDYNKWIRNNYNVIEEAKSNNQSIVSISPYNYANNRILNTREDYLQSNLKYLEGYFEIKVVYSMKDAYLINESQLSAKYIEIMNGIDYVDYNKGNDQLKIIGWAAIENKDSKNDDISILLKSDSKTYKFSTNKIKRADVSEYYNNRYYDDTGFSLDLSNLNNILDKDRYTVGIYIKDNSNNSDYIMYTEHKVDIY; from the coding sequence ATGATGGCGGTAATTATGGAGGCGATAATGATGAGCAAGGAGCGTACATATAGAGCTTGGCATATTTCAATAGTATCAATTTTAATACTGTTAGGAATAGCTATGTTTTTTATGATCATGAATATAAACACACCTATGATGGGGGAGGATTTTGCATTAACTAGTTTTTCTCATTATTATAAACCAGTTTCTGCAGGAGAATACATAAGTTTAATTATAAGTAGGATTGTTAGGCAAGCTTCTACTTGGAATATAAGAATTGGAGAACAAATTGCTATTATTTTTTGTAGTATCGATGAGATATATTACTACATTGGAAACACAATCATAAGTATATTATATGTATTATTGATACCTATGTATGTATTTGGAAGAAAGTTGAAATTATCGGAAAGAAATGATCTTATAAGCATAGTAATAAGTTTTTGCTTAATTATTTTATTTCAACCAGCACTAGGTGAAATATTTTTTTGGAGAGCTGGAAGTGGCAACTACTTATGGGCTGTATTTATTTTATTGATATTTACCATTCCTTTAAGAGTGATAATTTCAGGTAGAAATGTATTTTATAATAAGAAATTATTTGTTTTATTACATACAATATTAGGATTTTTTGCAGGATTAACAAATGAAAATACGGTGATCACATTTTTAATAATATATGCATGCACTATTATATATAGAATTAAGAAAAAACAAGAAGTTTATTTATGGATATGGAGTTCCTTTGCATCACTAACAATAGGTTTTTTTGTAATGATTTTTGCACCGTCTACTTCTATTAGAATTCAAACATATAAAGATATATTTGGAATTAAGAATGTAACAATTAAAGATTACATTTATAGAGCAATAAGTATAATTCATAGATTTTTTTCTGAAAATGTTAGTTTAGTAATTATACTTTTAATCGTTCTTATATTATATATAGCATTAAATTATAAGAAAGTAAAAGAAGAAAAATGCATGTATGTTTATAAAACGGCAGGGATAAATATATTATTTTTATTAGCATCTTCTTTATCGGCAGGAGCATTAATTGGAGCTCCTTATGTTGAAACGCGAGCATTCTTTTTAATAGACTTCTTCATGATGGGATGTATAGTTTATTTTGTTATAGAATTGCTTAGTATAGCTAATAGATTTGCAAAATCTACTATATATGCGTTATTGGGGATATTATTATTGTTTACTATAAAAGAGAATATAAGAATTTTTAATACATATAGTGATTACAATAAATGGATAAGGAATAATTATAATGTTATAGAAGAGGCTAAAAGTAACAACCAAAGTATTGTGAGTATTTCGCCTTATAATTATGCAAATAATAGAATTCTGAATACAAGAGAAGACTATTTACAGTCAAATTTAAAGTACTTGGAAGGATATTTTGAAATAAAAGTAGTATATTCTATGAAAGACGCGTATTTAATAAATGAATCACAACTTTCTGCAAAATATATAGAAATTATGAATGGTATAGATTATGTAGATTATAATAAGGGCAACGATCAGTTAAAAATAATAGGGTGGGCAGCAATTGAAAATAAAGATTCTAAGAATGATGATATAAGTATATTGCTGAAATCTGATAGCAAGACGTATAAATTTTCAACAAACAAAATTAAGAGGGCAGATGTATCAGAGTATTATAATAATAGATATTATGATGACACAGGATTCTCATTAGACTTATCTAACTTAAATAATATTCTAGATAAAGACAGATATACGGTTGGGATATATATTAAGGATAATAGTAATAATAGTGATTATATAATGTATACAGAGCATAAAGTTGATATTTATTAG
- a CDS encoding glycosyltransferase family 2 protein: MIDSLVSVIVPSYNYEKYIVECLESIEKQDYRNIELIIVDDYSKDNSRKVIKKFIEQCRCNERFIEIRYIENPENKGAHYTINEGIKRAKGKYIAVINADDLYESNRFSKIIPEMEKRGIEIAFSSIEVINKESVSAEDEEAQNFRKIQMRINECRQVSHALMIQNVAISTGNMVFTKNLYNKLGGFKEYKYIHDWDFILRSALLQEPLYIRETNYYYRLHDNNSFRELSSIADQEVNLVLHNFFDEIMNGNVINHNLSKDNVEYVIKGTYLYKYWTKDNILRTLIEKIRNRMKM; the protein is encoded by the coding sequence ATGATAGATAGTTTAGTAAGTGTTATAGTTCCTTCATATAATTATGAAAAATATATAGTTGAGTGCCTAGAATCAATTGAAAAACAGGATTACAGAAATATAGAATTAATCATAGTAGATGATTATTCAAAAGACAATAGTAGGAAGGTAATAAAAAAGTTCATAGAACAGTGTAGATGTAATGAAAGGTTCATAGAAATAAGATATATTGAAAATCCTGAAAATAAAGGTGCACATTATACTATTAATGAAGGAATTAAGCGAGCCAAAGGGAAATATATCGCAGTAATAAATGCTGACGATTTGTATGAGAGTAATAGATTTTCTAAAATAATACCCGAAATGGAGAAAAGAGGAATTGAGATTGCTTTCTCAAGTATAGAAGTAATAAATAAAGAATCCGTATCGGCAGAGGATGAAGAAGCTCAGAATTTTAGAAAAATACAAATGCGCATTAATGAATGTAGACAAGTATCTCATGCATTGATGATTCAAAATGTAGCTATATCTACTGGTAATATGGTGTTTACTAAGAATTTATATAATAAATTGGGTGGGTTTAAAGAATATAAATACATTCATGATTGGGATTTTATTTTAAGATCAGCATTATTACAAGAACCTTTATACATAAGAGAAACTAACTATTATTATAGATTACACGACAATAATAGTTTTAGAGAATTAAGTAGTATTGCAGACCAAGAGGTAAATTTGGTTTTGCATAATTTCTTTGATGAAATTATGAATGGGAATGTTATAAATCATAATCTTTCAAAGGATAATGTAGAATATGTTATTAAGGGCACATATTTATATAAATATTGGACTAAAGATAACATATTAAGAACACTAATAGAGAAGATTAGGAATAGGATGAAAATGTAA
- a CDS encoding glycoside hydrolase family 99-like domain-containing protein, with the protein MLNYNIENNQLLSNNNKFNLIIKGWAFDTDKQIDIEIIDLQGRTYEFKLQNQRRNDVFNHFKHSNALNSGIVIEIESLKKSVRKLKIVFLDQEEGVLGEHIIDIRKLNLEGFNNKLSYGNLEKVIQSLKKDGVKLTLSKIINKFRNLEIGSSEQKIIEPYCFVDENYEYKPSEKHNIILVINSTSDKIQKQYYNETIKSIQHQNFEAIINLYNPGIEKLVLENNYLLRKCLNIKCEEELDTNEKILKLIREEHSDNKDAYYVILTAGDCLANSTLARIEDALEHNNARMITFDEDRILGEDYIAPLYKEDAINQKRNNNIIFRKALVIHEKAIEDYLENKINVADIYSINKVLYHYRVIRDSGKLSEVKPIAFYLPQYHAIPENDEWWGKGFTEWTNVKKGKPLFEGHYQPHVPDELGYYNLVEDKSVQYKQIELAKEYGIHGFCYYYYWFNGKRLLEKPLDNLLADKGLDFPFCICWANETWSRRWDGQEKEVLIKQEHNEETDNRFIEDIIPILKDERYIKVNGAPLLLIYRAELFPNLENTIRMWKEVCKQNGIDNLHVSLVQSFGLTDPNIYGGDSAVEFPPHGIMTGEISKTIPSLVKEFGGNIYDYRDVVSRYVNKRPNYYKEFRGAMLSWDNTARRGANSNIFHYANPDEYRKWLTGIIDYTTNFNDDEERYVFINAWNEWAEGTHLEPDNQYGRQYLQATKESLHSNY; encoded by the coding sequence ATGCTTAATTATAATATTGAAAATAATCAACTATTAAGTAATAACAATAAATTTAATTTGATAATAAAGGGGTGGGCCTTTGATACAGATAAACAAATAGATATTGAAATAATAGATTTACAAGGAAGAACATATGAATTTAAACTACAAAATCAGCGAAGAAACGATGTTTTTAATCACTTTAAACATAGCAATGCTCTAAATAGTGGAATAGTCATAGAAATAGAATCACTAAAGAAAAGTGTAAGAAAGTTAAAAATAGTTTTCCTAGACCAAGAAGAAGGTGTGTTAGGAGAACATATAATAGATATTAGAAAATTAAACCTAGAAGGCTTTAATAACAAGCTTTCGTATGGAAATTTAGAAAAAGTAATTCAAAGTCTTAAAAAAGACGGTGTAAAACTTACTCTTAGTAAAATTATAAATAAGTTCAGGAATTTAGAAATAGGTAGTTCTGAGCAAAAGATTATAGAACCATATTGTTTTGTAGATGAAAATTATGAGTATAAGCCTTCAGAAAAACATAATATTATTTTAGTTATTAACTCTACAAGTGATAAAATACAAAAACAATATTACAATGAAACAATAAAAAGTATTCAACATCAAAATTTTGAAGCTATTATTAACTTATATAATCCTGGAATTGAAAAATTAGTGCTTGAGAATAATTACTTGTTAAGAAAGTGTTTGAATATAAAGTGTGAAGAGGAATTAGATACAAATGAGAAAATACTAAAGTTAATAAGAGAAGAACATAGCGATAATAAAGATGCGTACTATGTCATACTCACAGCAGGCGATTGTCTGGCTAATTCAACGTTGGCGAGAATTGAAGATGCTTTAGAACATAATAATGCCAGGATGATTACATTTGATGAAGACAGAATATTAGGGGAAGACTACATAGCCCCTCTATACAAAGAAGATGCTATTAATCAAAAAAGAAATAATAATATTATATTCAGAAAAGCACTAGTTATACATGAAAAGGCAATAGAGGATTATTTAGAGAATAAAATAAATGTAGCGGATATTTATTCTATAAATAAAGTTTTATATCATTATAGGGTAATTAGAGATTCTGGTAAATTGAGCGAAGTTAAACCTATAGCGTTTTATTTACCACAATATCACGCTATACCGGAAAATGATGAATGGTGGGGAAAAGGGTTTACTGAATGGACTAATGTAAAAAAAGGAAAACCACTTTTTGAAGGGCACTATCAGCCTCATGTCCCAGATGAATTAGGATATTATAATTTAGTAGAAGACAAATCAGTACAGTATAAACAAATTGAATTAGCAAAGGAGTATGGAATACATGGATTTTGTTACTATTATTATTGGTTTAATGGCAAAAGATTGTTGGAGAAACCTCTAGATAACTTATTGGCGGACAAGGGATTAGATTTTCCATTTTGTATTTGTTGGGCTAATGAAACATGGAGTAGAAGATGGGATGGTCAGGAAAAGGAAGTACTAATAAAACAAGAACATAATGAGGAAACGGATAACCGTTTTATAGAAGATATTATTCCTATCTTAAAAGATGAAAGGTATATTAAGGTTAATGGTGCTCCACTATTACTCATTTATAGGGCGGAGTTATTTCCTAATTTGGAAAATACAATTAGAATGTGGAAAGAAGTATGTAAGCAAAATGGAATAGATAATTTACATGTTTCTTTAGTGCAATCATTTGGATTGACTGATCCTAATATATATGGTGGAGATTCCGCAGTAGAGTTTCCTCCTCATGGTATTATGACAGGAGAGATATCTAAAACTATACCAAGTTTAGTTAAAGAATTTGGTGGAAACATTTATGATTATAGAGACGTAGTATCAAGATATGTGAATAAGAGACCTAATTATTATAAAGAATTTAGGGGGGCTATGTTAAGTTGGGATAATACAGCTAGAAGAGGAGCTAATTCGAATATATTTCATTATGCGAATCCGGATGAATATCGTAAATGGTTAACAGGAATTATTGACTATACTACAAACTTTAATGATGATGAAGAAAGATATGTATTTATAAATGCATGGAATGAGTGGGCGGAAGGAACACATTTAGAACCAGATAATCAGTATGGCAGGCAATATTTACAGGCTACTAAGGAAAGCCTGCATTCTAATTATTAA
- a CDS encoding class I SAM-dependent methyltransferase — translation MNERIGNVVLNYKYYLGEDLYSDGEVEDELLDIVQNNEEGEYDKIIGERNKWPVIYHLSHLRANIIEWMPINNNETVLEIGSGCGAITGTLANKARKVTCIDLSKKRSLINAYRNKEKDNIEILVGNFEDIEKGIVEKYDYITLIGVFEYGESYISSERPYENFLKIISKHLNKNGKIIIAIENKLGLKYWAGCKEDHVGRYFDGIEGYPNTRGVKTFSKKELEEIIQKCGFNKYRFYYPYPDYKLPNIIYSDDYLPKNGELNNNMRNFDAERMVLFDESKVYDSIIKEGLFDIYSNSYLMIIENSEESNKDCTIIYSKYSNERDDKFKIRTDIIKDINEKLFVQKVALTTEAQNHINDMYENYNLLSKTYKGSNICMNKCIVMENGLKFEYIQGKTLEEELDKLLYEKNYTKLFEKIKNYIDAIEPGKVKRNFEITEEFAKVFGKAKLPSYLKSAEITDVDLIFGNVIIGEKWNVIDYEWTFNFPIPLNFILYRALSGYIFNSNQKNELMNLGLYKLLGITDEEIYAYGEMEKCFEKYVLGSSIKLNNLYGKTTRPNIDVQQLIYKQNTSLINEEIQVFYDYGEGFSETHSYKTYPVFNENNKIVLNVDISENTKQIRIDPSNCYSLVKINSLVGYDNVKYSKLNYYTNGMRLNNKSLLFINNDPQIILPDLGVNTCRVELIFEIQIISKEFAIELCSFIEDREEEVARKISELKYKDSELTLKINELKDKDSELTLKINELKYKEEKITESNKIIEGLQMELEDKNKRIQEYNKLSLIKKIRKQI, via the coding sequence ATGAATGAGCGGATAGGAAATGTAGTTTTAAACTATAAATATTATTTAGGAGAAGATTTGTACAGCGATGGAGAAGTTGAGGATGAGCTTTTAGACATTGTGCAAAATAATGAAGAGGGTGAGTATGATAAAATTATAGGGGAACGTAATAAATGGCCAGTAATATATCATTTGTCTCACCTAAGGGCTAATATAATAGAGTGGATGCCTATTAATAATAATGAAACTGTGTTAGAAATTGGATCAGGTTGTGGGGCGATTACAGGAACTCTAGCGAATAAGGCAAGGAAAGTAACATGCATTGATTTGTCGAAAAAAAGAAGCCTTATCAATGCATATAGAAACAAGGAAAAAGATAATATAGAAATTCTAGTGGGAAATTTTGAAGATATAGAAAAGGGAATTGTGGAAAAATATGATTATATAACTCTTATAGGCGTGTTTGAATATGGAGAGTCTTATATATCAAGCGAAAGGCCATATGAGAACTTCTTAAAAATAATTAGTAAACATCTTAATAAAAATGGGAAAATAATTATTGCGATTGAGAATAAACTAGGTTTAAAATATTGGGCTGGATGCAAGGAAGATCATGTGGGGCGATATTTTGATGGTATTGAAGGATACCCTAATACAAGAGGAGTAAAGACTTTTTCTAAAAAAGAATTGGAAGAGATTATACAAAAGTGTGGATTTAATAAGTACAGATTTTATTATCCATATCCAGATTATAAGTTACCGAATATTATATACTCAGATGATTATTTACCTAAAAATGGTGAATTAAACAATAATATGAGAAATTTTGATGCCGAACGCATGGTTTTGTTTGATGAAAGCAAGGTATATGATTCGATTATCAAGGAAGGTTTATTTGATATATATTCAAATTCATATTTAATGATTATAGAAAATAGTGAGGAAAGTAATAAGGATTGCACTATTATATATTCCAAGTATTCTAATGAAAGAGATGATAAATTTAAGATTAGAACAGATATAATTAAAGATATTAACGAAAAGTTATTTGTTCAAAAGGTAGCACTTACTACTGAAGCACAAAATCATATAAATGATATGTATGAGAATTATAATCTATTATCGAAAACCTATAAAGGCTCAAATATATGCATGAATAAGTGCATAGTGATGGAGAATGGACTGAAATTTGAGTATATTCAAGGGAAAACATTGGAGGAAGAGTTAGATAAACTATTATATGAAAAAAACTATACGAAGCTATTTGAGAAAATAAAGAATTATATTGATGCCATTGAACCTGGCAAGGTGAAAAGAAACTTCGAAATAACGGAAGAATTTGCAAAAGTGTTTGGTAAAGCTAAATTGCCATCATACTTAAAATCTGCTGAAATTACCGATGTAGATCTTATTTTTGGTAATGTAATTATTGGAGAGAAATGGAATGTTATTGATTATGAGTGGACTTTCAATTTCCCAATTCCACTCAATTTTATATTGTATAGAGCTTTAAGTGGTTATATATTTAATTCTAATCAAAAAAATGAATTAATGAATCTAGGATTATATAAATTATTAGGTATTACAGATGAAGAAATATATGCATATGGTGAAATGGAAAAATGCTTTGAAAAATATGTATTAGGTAGTTCAATTAAATTAAATAATTTGTATGGGAAAACTACACGACCCAATATAGATGTGCAACAATTAATTTATAAGCAGAATACGAGCTTAATTAATGAGGAGATACAAGTATTTTATGATTATGGTGAAGGATTTAGTGAAACACATTCGTATAAAACTTATCCTGTATTCAATGAAAATAATAAGATTGTATTAAATGTTGATATAAGTGAGAATACGAAACAAATAAGAATTGATCCGTCTAATTGCTACAGTCTAGTTAAGATAAACAGTTTAGTTGGATACGATAATGTAAAATACTCTAAGTTAAATTACTACACAAATGGAATGAGATTAAATAATAAATCGTTACTATTTATAAATAATGATCCACAAATAATATTACCGGATTTAGGAGTTAATACTTGTAGGGTAGAATTAATTTTTGAAATACAAATAATATCAAAAGAATTTGCAATAGAATTATGTAGTTTTATTGAAGATAGGGAAGAAGAAGTTGCTAGAAAAATAAGTGAACTAAAATATAAAGATAGTGAACTAACCCTGAAAATAAATGAGCTAAAAGATAAGGATAGTGAACTAACCCTAAAAATAAATGAGTTAAAATACAAAGAAGAGAAAATAACGGAATCTAATAAAATTATAGAAGGTCTTCAGATGGAACTTGAAGATAAGAATAAAAGAATTCAAGAATATAATAAATTATCGTTAATCAAAAAGATTAGAAAACAAATTTAA